TTAGTTCATCAACGAGATGCACCGTGAGGTGGACCATGACAGTGAAAAAGGATGGAGGAAAAATCATTTCCATCTGACACAGAGTTTGCACAATATGATTTTGAAGGTCACCAAGTTGTGCTggatttttagaattaattttaaaaaaggatttaataattcatttcaaaaAACGGGAAGGtaaaatcaaataatggccTACTCAGTGAATTATTTGATGgagaaactaattaaaaatattatcaacaCTTTAGGGGTTAGTTTCACCCACCTCTTTGACCACAGAGCTTACTTCCCCCAAAAATGCGTAAACCGTATTCCACCTTCAACTAAGATAACAAAACctcctaagcggctaaacctaACATAACAGCTCAGACCCTTTTCGTCATCCAAATCCACTTTCGCCGCCTGACCACCAGCATTTGTCGTCGCCGCCCGTCCCAGGGATCTTCAGACATTGTTTCATCTACCCCTAATCGCCGCTTGGTGTTCCTGTATCTGTTGGCGTCGCATTAAGGTCACTCATCGGCAACGCAGTTTCCATTGGCATCAATCTAAGGTCACTCATCGAAGAACAAAAGTAAGTGTATGAAACCCCTCATTCACCGTGTACATGCATTTCTTCCCATAGCTTCCTGCTTCAATGTTGCATCCCTAGCTTTAGTTATTTCTACTTACGTCACCGAATAATAGGTGTATGTTGGACCaagttttgttttttatttttgtgtataaCACGATCTATTTTTCCAATATAATAACATGTACACCCAGAGTTGATTGTTTAGCTTAGATTTCTGCTTATGCATCTCTTCGGTAGCTATTATTGGAATATTAAAATTTGGGCACTACTTGTtgtattctattaattttttatgtggtTTTATTTGCGGTTTGGTTTTCCTTTTTACTAATGCATTTGTTAGCGTTTTCTTAGTTGAGTGCGCTTGGTCAAGCTTATTTTGAGTAACCCCTAATTTTTACCAACAGGGGAAAAAAGGAACTAACTTTGAATAAACAATCTCAAAAGCTCTACTTGTTACTTACATATGTTAATCCCTAAAGGATCTATATACACGTTCTTGCAAATGCTCTTAATAATTAGTGAGCTGTTTTGTCTAAGGAATATTGACATGTATGTATATGGACATGGTTCTTCAAGGATTTTTCTCTGCTGTAATATTCATTGGGCCTTGTCCTTCCATAGGCATGGGTCTCTATTGATTTTTGTTTATCCACCGTTCCATTGTGATCAAAATGAAAACTTTTTACTCTTTGTTGCTAATATGGGCCATGTATTTCTAATCTTTATTTATACCAATGCATGGTCCATGTCTGATTACTTACAATGTGACTAAACTCAGCACTACTCAGTGAACTAAATTCATTGCAAGTACGAGTAAAAATTGTAGCTTCGGattcttttaattcttcaaaATTGCACATATTGCAGAGAGCAACCTTTTTAgtaagttgaaaaattttaagagtgTAAATAAAATTTCTGATTTTCAATCTTTATAGCTACTAGTTTCCCAGGTAAAATTACTGATTCTTTTAagtttattatgtatttttaaataacttagtcaacatttatatttttctaatgtCGTTTCAGTTTTATAGTATAGtcagataaattaatttgagcTTTATTGAATTGGGTGTTCATATTCAAAGCCTTCGTCAGAAAGCTAATAGTGTTCAATTGCAGATTTGTTAGTTCGCGTAAAGGGTGAAAGGGATGGGGTTGATCCAATCACGACCTTTGAAGGATTAGGTGTAAATTGTTTAATGTTGTTCTTTTATCATAcagattataaaaattttggggCTGTCCGTTACACTGTCAGTGTTACGAAACAAATAACCAGATGCCTCATAGACGCAATTTCGATTGTTTGTGATGCTAACTTCAAGAACCAAACATTTACTCAGTGTTTCTCAACCCACCTCCATTTTCAGGTTCTGTTTTTAGTATGTGATTACTTCAAAAAATGTTACGACAAATAAATATCTTTCGAAAAAGTTCTTCAATCAGATAACGGTACCGAAGCATAGGTTCCTTACTTAAGTTGAAACTTAGCTTATAATTTgcatttttttaagaaatatgTGTGCAACAGCTGTCTGTTGGTGAAGGTTTCTTTGTTTTGTACTCTTGATTTTCTATTTTGTCCATCTCTTACTAATTGTATAATGACCTTATGCAGTTTAAAGGATTAATCAAATGCCTCGGAAACCTCATTACACCGCTAGTAGTGCAGCTCGTACTGTTGCTGCCCCTGAGAATCAAACCCAAGCTACTCTAGTTAGTTAAGCAATGCTGGCCTGAGCTGAGCATCCTAAAGTTCAATTGCATTTTAGGatagattttttttcaatttaatttgtgGGTATACTTAAAAAGGTTGGTTGATGTACTACCCAATTTGTTTTTGTACACAAGGATCGAACCACATATGCGGGAGCTAACACTTCAAGTGCAAAACGACGTNNNNNNNNNNNNNNNNNNNNNNNNNNNNNNNNNNNNNNNNNNNNNNNNNNNNNNGACAATCTCGTGCTAATGCTGTGCCGTTTCGACCTCCACGCAATGAAAGACGGTTGGCTCCATTGAGTGACATGGGTCACTCTCCAGCTCTTGCAATGCGCACAGAGAGTTGGGATCGCGATGAAGATGCAGATGTCTATTCAGAAGATGAAGACTATGACCCAGAGGTGGATGAGGTCGAGTCgtttgatgatcatgtggacgACGTGTTTGCGGCGCATGAAGCTGAACATCGAGGCAATGCTAACAGCAAAAAAAAGGACACCGATTTTTGGGAAGTTGATGTCATTGGTATTTTTTTCTCGTATTTTAAGGatcagttttaaaatttttattgaattataaTTCTCCCTGTAACTACAATGTTGTTTCCTCCATTAGAAAACGGCGTGATAAAAAGGATGGATCTCACGATTAAGGAGGCATTAGCACTTCCTCCTGGAAGGAAGATCGTACTCCACCTTAACAAGGAGATGCAACAAGTTGGTCAATCAGCTGGCCTATTAAGCGGGTTCTTGGGGAGTTTGGGTGCTGATTTTCAACAGTTACCAATTTGTGGAGAAAGTTGGAGGACAATGAATAAGGCTATCAAAGAGCACGTGTTTGACCAGTTTAAGGTAATTTTAGAGTTAATTTTGAATAGCAAGGCTTTACTACTGCTTGAAATTGGATTTACGTCGATCAATTGTAATTCAActgtaaaatttttcattttgtttctcTTAAATCGATAGAACAAGGGGAAGATTAATACGCACACACATGAATTTCAACCTTGCAAAatcattgaaaatatataaatatgtgtTTGGGAATTCCATTTACCCCTCTCTAAATTAGAGGATAACTTACCCCTTGTGACGTATCTTTACATTATTAACGGAAATAAAACTGATTGACttatcataattatttttaacaattaatCTAACTTAAATTTGGTTAATTTAAGTAATTAATCATGATCccacttttttttgttaattataaaaagtagtaaaaaaattaaaattaataatgatgTAAGTTACCCCATCACTGGACTATTTAATTAGTTCATCCTTTCACATCAGAATCTTAATATATGTGATCTTATGATAAGTTTTTTTACTTAGGACTCATCAATTTATTAGTTCATCCCTTCACATTTAAATACATAGATTAAAAAGATAGCAAATACATTATACTTATCATATAACGCTCTTaagaatattctttttataatcTGAATTTACAAATTAAAGGGATCATCAAGAGTAGTTTAGCGATGGTGAAAAATTTGTAAGGGATTGCATCATCCACGTAAAAAAGAttggataaaaaaatagaaaccaaTAAGAGTTAGATTAATGTGGTCGTTTTGGAATTCTACACCATGTGTAAGATTAGTAACattaattgattttgatttacTTATTATATGAAATGTTTGCAGCGAGTGTTTCACTATGAGGATGATGAAGGAGGAAGAATAAAGCTGAGAATCATACAAAGGATAGGAAGAAACTGGAAGAACACAAGAAATAACTTGTTCCATAAGTTTTATGATAGTAGAAGGACTTTTGAGCAAAATGTCAACCATAAACCATCAGGAATAGATGCAAATCACTGGAAGTGGTTTCTTGAGTATCGATTGAAGGATTCAACAAAGGTAACAAATATTCAATCGATTTTTCAGTCTATTCATTTTAAAACTATCTGAATTATTGCTAGATATGCTGTATCTGTTGTGATAGTAGAAAAACTTCTATCCAAAATACCTTGACCTTATGTTTTTTTCCTGAAAGTGTTCATGGCTATTTGATAGACCTTAAACGTATTAAATTATCCCATTcacttttatcttctttttttcttctttgtaggaAAAGTGCAGAAAAAATGCTGCAAACCGTGCAAAGCAACGTTACATACATACTGGAGGTTCTAAAACTTTGGCCAGAAAAAGACATGAAGAAGTAATCAATAACAGTAATTCAGTTTTAGATTTTGGCTTAGTGTTTTGTAgtataaagttttttttaactATCATTGTGTCCACATGACTGTTATAGGAGCAACGACAGGGAAGACCTATTGGTAGAGGAGAGATATGGACCATGACACATAAAAAACAGGATGGCACGTATATAAATGAAGATGCGCGTCTTGTTGGTGTAAGTCATCTTGTTTAATTTTCCAGTTTTCTTGTTGGACTTACAATTGTAGTCCTAAAATTAGTTTAACTCCAAATATCACATGTATGCAGGAAGCAATTGAGCATATTGAAAGCCAAGACGTCTCCAGCAAGGAGCTTTCACAGAATGATTCCCTCTCACAAGTTCTTGGCAAGGAGCATCCAGGACGAGTTCGTGGAATGGGTTTCGGACCGTGTCCCACTCAGTGTTTTCGTTATATTCCACAACAGTCAGCCTCCAGTGTGCAAGTTGAGGATTATCAAAAGGAGATTGCAGAACTTAAGGCAGAGGCAGCAATACTAAAGGCAGAGAGAGCAGAGGACAAGGCAAAGTCACAAACAATGGAAAATTTGTTAAGATACCTAATACAGCAACAAGGAGGTAATTTGCCTCCTGACGTAGCTGCGAATCTGGAAGCTTTAGGAGGTGCACCGACCGTATCCCGTGCAACATGATCTTGTGGCACTAATGATCTAAATGAAATATCATGGAGTCAAATCAATTGATCTAGAAAAACTTTGAATCTGAACACTTATTTATTGTTTGCTGTGTAATGACCTttgactttttaattttctagtttacaaacttttttattgtttgttgTTTAATGAcgagtttttaatttttagtttacaGACATTGATCTACTGAAGACAAATTTCTCTTATgatgttttcttcatgtgtaaatatttttaactattttgtgttttttaatttcattagttccttgttgttttaataaattaaagcaaCTTACGAAGTGGAAGAATGTAACAGGAATTAAATTAACAATTATATATGGTAATTCggatttgaaacaaaaaaaccaTAATAATACATTTAGTAGCGGTTAAAAGTCCGCTGTTATATTAGAATAACTGATTTTCAGAAAATGGAATTTTGCAGTGGTTACTAACCGCTGCCATCTCCAAGTACCCTAGTTTACTGTTTAGTAGCGGTTATAACCGCCGCAAAAACATTTCGCGGCAAAATACCATCTTATAGCGGTTATTCCAGCGGTTACTGTTAACCGCTGCTAACCGTTTAGCCGCACGCTATCTTCTAGCGCAGTTACAACCGCTGCTATCTCTTCAGTAGCGGTTAAAAACCACTGCTAACCGGCTAAATAACCGCTGCTATCTGCCGGTTCTCTTGTAGTGCATAATTGGTCTGGACATGAAAGGGAAGGTTATATGGAGCAAAAAGTGGCAAATGTGAGTTAACAATGATTACTAAAATATATCTTAAATGAGGAAGAAAGTCACgcgattttaaagaaaaatggatacaaataaataatgtaTGCACGACAAATGGAATGAAACATGGATTGGAACATGAATGAATGAAAAAGCCGATAGGaaaattgataaaccactattttatggtttattttgtattgaattgagtggattttatcaattattttcacacttatccatataaattgtatgttttacattttccttcctaattttgtgctgtGATTGAAAACTTCCTTCCTAGGCCTTAACactgttaatttttaattctcctttattaccattcgataccgtgatgtgtttgttaagtgttttcaggtttaCAAGGCATGAATAGCTTAAAGGATGAAGATGAAGCATGTTAAAGTGAAAGTAACATAAGAAACTAAAGAGTTAAgaagcgaggagcgacgcgcatgCATGGCCGATGCGTGCGCATGACCCGGAGCATCGTTCAGCGACGtatacgcgtggatgacgcgtataCGTGACCTTACGCATAGTTtagcgacgcgtacacgtgactgacGTGTATGCGTGACGAGCGTCACATGCTGCAATttacagaaaatgctgggggcgatttttgggctacttttgacccagttttaaGCTCAAAAATACAGACTGGAGGCTGCAGAGTGAAGTTGGAAGGGGGATCAATCATTGAACTTTCATTCATACATacattaggttttagatgtagaattctagagactCTCTCttggttttaggatttttagtctTATTCCTTCCCAATTTCAGATTTCTACCTTACTTTAATTTaggtttcttctacttttatttgttctaacACTTTAGTTATCGACTTCCCTTGTTGATtcctttgtttttctattttagtttATGAGTTCATGTGTTACTCTCAATTTTCATTAATGCAATTCatgtttcatgtttcttattgttcaattgctttgttattattatttctttgcTTTGGTTAGTCTTAGAATTTCTTATGTCTTGTCAAATTTCTATGTTTCTactttgtgccttccaagtgtttgataaaatgcttggttagatttttaattagattttatattcttaacttggattgatcaattagagactcttgagttatcaaaattcttttgttgattggtgattaAAAATTGCTAGTTGGGTTAgacttcactaaatctagtctgtgattaggacttgtgaacttaagttaatcttgctcacttgactttccttcattgttagaggttaactaagtgaaagtaaaaggcaattaccatcacaattgataatgataatgaggataggaattccaattccCAATCCTTGCTAGGACATTTTCTTAGttattactttattttcttgttattcaCATTTCTTGCTTATTAAACTCAAAACCAAAAAAGAtacaatctcataaccaataataaatacacttccctgcaatttcttgagagacgacccgatgtttaaatactttgtttaattttattaggtttgCTTAAGtaacaaacaatttaaatattgattgagACTTAATTGTCAGTTTAGAACTATATTTGCAACgcgatatttttataaaaatctttaCCGACATTTTTCCTCTGTTAGAAATCATCGATGAGATATGCGGCAAGAAGAACACTCAAAAGATCCAACCCTCATTCCCTCTTCTTGAAGACAAGTCAGCATTCCAGTTACTGACATCGTTGGATTAATAGTTTAGTATTAGATATGGATAAAATTGTTAAAAGAAATTTGACTAatatttaaccataaaaaaattaatgatgataagggtaaaattgaaacttatttcaaatgataaggagaaaattaaatcaaattaaatgttagaagtaattttaaaaaaataaaaaatattagagacaaaaatatactatgctcttttttttaatctcaAAATATTGTTTCTAATTTTGTGTTGTATTGTTTgtaaattttgttttggatgcaaaattatttattagttgaaaattaaattgtgttaaaatttatatttttattttttgtagtaattTGAGAATAAATATTGTGATGGATAACCTTATCGAATTGTATGATTTGTACATTTGTATGAAAAAAGTTGtattataatttgactattttatatttatgcttgaattatgattaaatttttacttgtcattttttattagatttattttaataaattttgttgttaACAAAGTTACACTGGCTTATTATAAAAGGGACACATTAGCATTTTAGACTTATGTTGCGTTGGCAGACTCGTCTTATCCATTTATTTTTGGGCAGGTTTCAGTGGCATAGAATCAGTAGTCTACCTTATCAATATTATTGTTTATAAATCATATccatccccaattttcttttattgtatGGTGCATAAGGATTTATTGGATAAAATTTGtgcttttaaaattaatttataaggtCTTTTTTTAAAGTTGGTATTTTAAACCTAATAGTTATTATATTtggtaaatcaaaataaaagtgaCTATGAATATAactatatttttcatatatgcAAGACATGATAATGTTTTTCTGTGCCATATAAATGAACAatattttatagataaaaaaatcattaattatCCACATTATAGTGAttcttaatataaaatttgatttaatcgATACATCACAAGTTAAAACGTCTAGGAGATCACAACTTGTTCAActcattaattatatattggaggtatatatttacttttgtttttgaattgtttgggtcgAGAATAACACAACTTAGATAAGGAT
This sequence is a window from Arachis duranensis cultivar V14167 chromosome 2, aradu.V14167.gnm2.J7QH, whole genome shotgun sequence. Protein-coding genes within it:
- the LOC107474945 gene encoding uncharacterized protein LOC107474945, giving the protein MGHSPALAMRTESWDRDEDADVYSEDEDYDPEVDEVESFDDHVDDVFAAHEAEHRGNANSKKKDTDFWEVDVIENGVIKRMDLTIKEALALPPGRKIVLHLNKEMQQVGQSAGLLSGFLGSLGADFQQLPICGESWRTMNKAIKEHVFDQFKRVFHYEDDEGGRIKLRIIQRIGRNWKNTRNNLFHKFYDSRRTFEQNVNHKPSGIDANHWKWFLEYRLKDSTKEKCRKNAANRAKQRYIHTGGSKTLARKRHEEEQRQGRPIGRGEIWTMTHKKQDGTYINEDARLVGEAIEHIESQDVSSKELSQNDSLSQVLGKEHPGRVRGMGFGPCPTQCFRYIPQQSASSVQVEDYQKEIAELKAEAAILKAERAEDKAKSQTMENLLRYLIQQQGGNLPPDVAANLEALGGAPTVSRAT